CGCCTTTACGGTGACCGAATAATCCGTATAAAGAGGTCCCTGATCGGCGCCTGCCGCCGACTCACCATGGGCTGTAAATTCGCAGTTGGCAAGCTGGTAGCTGAACTTATCGCCGTCCGGTTTGAAAAATATCTGTACCCAGCGGATATGGTGCTCTGTAGTATTGGGATGGGGGATCTCCTTCCCGACAGATACATTGATATCCAGTTTCTCCCCGACCCTTACCGAATCGAGACATTCGATAACCGGAACATGCTTCTCCTTTTTCCAGTCATTTGTCTGGAGTAATTCGCTCAACGTTTTCATCTTTCTCCTCCTTTACTGTTGCGATATCCCCGATATAACTCTATCCATCATTCGATTTCAATTGCTCCCACCGGGCATGAATCAGCAGCCTCCCGGCAGGCGTCCTCATATTGCTCG
Above is a window of Syntrophorhabdaceae bacterium DNA encoding:
- a CDS encoding class II SORL domain-containing protein gives rise to the protein MKTLSELLQTNDWKKEKHVPVIECLDSVRVGEKLDINVSVGKEIPHPNTTEHHIRWVQIFFKPDGDKFSYQLANCEFTAHGESAAGADQGPLYTDYSVTVKAIIKKPGTMHVLSFCNIHGLWENSKDIKII